TAATGCGCCTGAATATGGCTGGAATGATTACCAAGATCTCGATATGAAAGGCAAAATCGCCATCATTTTGGTCAATGACCCTGGTTTTGCACATCCTGAAGGGGCCAAGTTTAATGGTAAAGCGATGACTTACTATGGCCGTTGGAGTTATAAGTTTGAAGAAGCCAGTCGCCAAGGTGCATTAGGCGCAATCATTATCCATGAAACTGAACCGGCCTCTTACCCTTGGTCGGTTGTCGAAAATAGCTGGACCGGTCCACAACAAGATCTAGTATTGAGCCAGGCGGAGCAAGATCAGCGCATTCAAGTTGAAGGTTGGCTAACCTTAGACAGCGCAACAGCCTTATTTGACAAAGCAGGCCTGTCGTTAACCTCGTTAATGGATCGTGCGGCCAACAGTTCACTTAATGTCGATTTAGCTCAAACAGCTAGCATTGAATTTGCTAACAAAGCGGAGTTCGCCGACAGTTATAATGTGGTTGCTACCTTACCTGGCACCACTCAAACCGATGAACAGATTTTATTCACCGCTCACTGGGATCACCTAGGTAAAGATGACACCAAAGACGGTGACCAAATTTACAATGGTGCATTAGATAACGCTTCCGGTACTGCAGGTATTTTAGAAATTGCCCGCCAATTTGCCCAGCGCGCCAAACAAGGTCAAGGCTTAGCCCGCTCATTAACCTTTATTGCCACTACTGGTGAAGAACAAGGCTTATTAGGCTCACGCTACTATGCGGCCAACCCGATTTATCCTATTGATAAAACGGTGGCAGTATTCAATCTCGACAGCACCAATGTTTACGGCAAAACCAAAGATTACACTATCGTCGGTAAAGGCCAGTCAGAATTAGAAAACTATTTAGACCGCGCCGTTGCTAAACAAAATCGCATCAGCCAAGGCGAACTTAACCCTGCATCAGGCGGTTTTTTCCGTTCAGACCACTTCAGTTTTGCCAAGTTAGGTGTACCTGCCGTGTTTGCCGGAGGAGGAAATGATCCCCTTGATGATGCAACGGCACAATACAAAGCGTCAATGATGGTGAAAATGAAAGGCTGTTACCATAACGTGTGTGATTATTATCACCCTGAATGGGATTTATCCGGTGCGTTACAAGATTTAGGTGTGTATTACCAAGCTGCAGCTGAATTAGCCAATAACCAAGATTGGCCAGGATACTTTGCAGCTTCTGAATTTAATCAGTTACGCCCAGCAGATTAAGCCTATAACCCCAGTTCCTTCCCCCCCAAGGATTAGCCCATCATCTATTTGATGGGCTTTTTTATGCTGGTTTTTATGATGATTCTTATTTTGTTATTAACCTACTTAAAACAAAGGTCATCAATCAGATAAAAGCCCTAAACAGCAAACTCATTTAATGCCTCAATAGCTAAAGCGGCCTTTTCTGTTTGCACAAAAATATGGTCGTGATAGTAGGCCGCAATCACGTTAGCACTAATGCCCTTTTCTGAGAGTTTATGGGCTACCGCTGCAGTTAATCCAACGGCATCAAGACTAGAGTGCACCGTTAAGGTAATACCTTTAAACACGGATTCAAATGCTAAGCCACCAGCAATAGCAGCCGCTTTGGTTAGCACTAAAGTCAACCCTTCCGTTTCACGAAACGTTGCCAGCGGCGATAAAGTTTGATAATCACCATATTGGCCCGGTACCGAACAAAAAACGTATTCATCTGCTAATAATATCGGCGACATTGATGCCAGTAACTTAGCTAAATCTGTTTCACCAACCACGGTATTCTCCTCAAAAACCATCACTCAACTTACGTTAACAACAAAACGTTCAAACGAATGCCATACTCATATGTTCAGCTGTTTAGCCCGTAATCTTGTGTCGCTCAGCTTAGTCTTAATAGACACTGATATTGATATAAATGATAACCATAAAGGCTCAATCAAGAGGGGGTAATATAGATCATAAAATATCCTAAGCGGCGCTCTTACCGATAAAATTAAGCAACATAAAGGACAACTTAGACCGTTATTGCACAAATAAACAGCAAGCGCACTAGCTTAGTGCAATAATCGTGTTTAGTGGTATTTGATTGTGAAATCTTAAAAAAAATAGCCACAATAGCCAATAAAATAAACATACATCAACAAAAAAGCATTTTTAATAAACATTTATCAATTAAAAAGATATTTTAAAGAGATAAAACCACTAAAATAGACATTTTTATGACGTTATCTTAAAAAACAAGCTTGGCAGTTAACGAAAATGCTGGCAGAGTAGGAACCAGATAAAGATTAGCCAACGCTGCTGGAGCCGTATTATGTGTTCAATATTTTCGATTTTAGACATCAAAACTGATGCAAGCCAACTGCGCCAAGTGGCGTTAGAAATGTCAAAACTACTGCGTCACCGTGGTCCAGATTGGTCTGGTGTGTATGCTGATGACCAAGCTATTTTAGCTCATGAACGTTTATCAATTGTTGACGTTGACCACGGAGCACAACCACTTATCAGTTTTGATGGCAACTTAGTGTTAGCCGTAAACGGTGAAATTTATAACCACAAGCAGTTAAAAGCACAGCTAGGTGAAAAATACCAATATAAAACCAACTCAGATTGCGAAGTGATCTTGTCACTTTACCAAGAATACGGTTGTGATTTTTTAGATAAACTAAATGGCATCTTTGCATTTGTACTGTATGACAAAGCCAAAGGCACTTACTTAATCGGTCGTGACCATATGGGAATTATCCCACTTTATACCGGTCATGATGCGTCGGGTAACTTCTATGTTGCCTCAGAAATGAAAGCATTAATGCCTGTGTGTAAAACAGTTGCTGAGTTCTACCCTGGCCAATACTTATATTCTGCCGATGGTAAGCCAACACAGTATTATCAGCGTGATTGGCGTGATTTTGATGCGGTTAAAGACAACCCTGCCAGCATTGAAGAATTACGTGAAGCATTAGAAGCTGCAGTAAAACGCCAGTTAATGTCTGATGTACCTTATGGTGTATTACTCTCTGGTGGCTTAGATTCATCAGTGATTTCTGCTATTACACAAACATATGCAAAGCACCGTATTGAAAACGACGGCGAAACCGGCGCATGGTGGCCACAACTGCATTCATTTGCTGTTGGGTTAGCCGAGTCTCCAGACTTAGTCGCGGCGCAAAAAGTGGCCGATGCCATTGGCACTATTCACCACCCTATTGTGTATACCTTCCAAGAAGGTCTAGATGCAATTAAAGAAGTGATTTACCATCTTGAAACATACGACGTCACCACCATTCGTGCGGCAACACCAATGTATTTAATGGCACGAAAAATTAAAGCCATGGGCATTAAAATGGTGTTATCTGGCGAAGGAGCTGATGAGTTATTTGGTGGTTACTTGTATTTCCATAAAGCGCCTAACGCTCAGGCATTTCATGAAGAATTAGTGCGAAAGCTTGATAAACTGCACTTATTTGATTGCTTGCGAGCCAACAAAGCCATGGCAGCATGGGGGCTTGAAGCTCGGGTGCCTTTCTTAGATAAAGAGTTTATCGACGTTGCAATGCGCATCAACCCAGAAGCCAAAATGTCCAAAGATGGTCGCATCGAAAAGCAGATTTTACGTCAGGCATTTGAGCACAAGTTGCCAAAGGAAGTGGTATGGCGTCAAAAAGAGCAGTTCAGTGATGGCGTTGGCTACTCTTGGATTGACGGCTTAAAGGCACACGCTGCGGCAAACGTGGATGACGTACAATTTGCCAACGCAAAATTCCGTTTCCCATACAACACGCCAGAATCGAAAGAAGCCTATTTCTACCGCAGCTTCTTTGAAGAGTTTTTCCCATTAACCACCGCAGCTGAAACCGTGCCTGGTGGAAAAACAGTAGCATGTTCAACACCAGAAGCGCTGTTATGGGATGCGAGCTTGCAAGGCATTAACGACCCATCTGGTCGTGCGGTTAAAAACGTTCACGCTAGCGCGTATTAATCTTTAACCACACAAAAACACCACCCAATCAGGGTGGTGTTTTTTTTAGCACTATCTTGTAATATTGAACCTTACTCTATGAAGATAATAAAAAATAATAAGGCTTTGTATGACAGACATCAGTATTTTTAATCTTGAAATGACCGACCGCAGCCAATTGAAGCCTAAGCATGATGCCAACGGGTTAACCGTGGTTGAAGTACAAATAAAACAATATCAATTCAACCGTTTTCTGTATCAGTTTGTCGGTGCTGGATGGGAATGGACAGATAGACTACCGTGGACCAATAGCCAATGGCAGGCATACAGCGAAGCGGATAATTTACACTCGTTTGTGGCGTATAAAGATGGTGCACCCGCGGGATATTTTGAGTTGCAGCAACAAGATGAGGCTAATGTAGAGATTGTGTATTTTGGCTTAGGAGAGCGCTTTATTGGTAAAGGGTTTGGCGGCTATTTATTGACCCAAGCAATTGAAAAAGCATGGGCATTACCCAATACTCGCAGAGTGTGGGTACACACTTGCACCTTAGATCACCCTAGTGCATTGCAAAACTATCAAGCTCGTGGATTTAGCCTTTTTAGAACCGACACTGAACCAAGAACCAATCAAATAACTGCAGACTAAGTCAACCCAATGAGTGAAGCACTGACTCAACACTAACTCAGCTAACGTTTTTTACCTGCATTAGCGCGTTGTTGTAATGTAGCAAGTAAGGCACTTTTTTGCTGATCGTTCATCGCATGCCAGGCTAAAATTTCATCGAGAGTACGATGGCAGCCTAAGCAGACATCCTGTTCATCTAAACAACATTGCCTCACACACGGTGAGGCAATGTTGTTATTGCTGTTATTTTTATTCTGACCAGACGCCATATTCATTGCCATTAATGTCAGTGAAATGAAACCGTCTACCGCCAGGAAAACTGAATATCGCTTTGGTTATCTGTCCACCGGACTGAATAATTTTAGCTTCTGTAGCCGATAAATCTTGGCTATAAATAACGATTAACGGGCTGCCCTTTGCCAAGGTAAATTGACTGTCAGCTTGATAAAAGCCACCGTCAATACCGACTCGTAAAAAACAGCTGTATTGCGGTCCATAATCTTGAAACTGCCAAGCAAACACCTG
The Shewanella vesiculosa DNA segment above includes these coding regions:
- a CDS encoding GNAT family N-acetyltransferase; its protein translation is MTDISIFNLEMTDRSQLKPKHDANGLTVVEVQIKQYQFNRFLYQFVGAGWEWTDRLPWTNSQWQAYSEADNLHSFVAYKDGAPAGYFELQQQDEANVEIVYFGLGERFIGKGFGGYLLTQAIEKAWALPNTRRVWVHTCTLDHPSALQNYQARGFSLFRTDTEPRTNQITAD
- a CDS encoding M28 family metallopeptidase; its protein translation is MKRLFPFCAIALLTACNSEDVKHASTEQVSATQTAAVTFDEQRFRTDIETLSSDKFEGRAPTTQGEKLTLEYLSAAFTQMGLKGAYKGSFLQPVPMVSYTASEKQQVNLAGIKMQYRQDIVLSSRHNNQQVSIKDAPLVFVGYGINAPEYGWNDYQDLDMKGKIAIILVNDPGFAHPEGAKFNGKAMTYYGRWSYKFEEASRQGALGAIIIHETEPASYPWSVVENSWTGPQQDLVLSQAEQDQRIQVEGWLTLDSATALFDKAGLSLTSLMDRAANSSLNVDLAQTASIEFANKAEFADSYNVVATLPGTTQTDEQILFTAHWDHLGKDDTKDGDQIYNGALDNASGTAGILEIARQFAQRAKQGQGLARSLTFIATTGEEQGLLGSRYYAANPIYPIDKTVAVFNLDSTNVYGKTKDYTIVGKGQSELENYLDRAVAKQNRISQGELNPASGGFFRSDHFSFAKLGVPAVFAGGGNDPLDDATAQYKASMMVKMKGCYHNVCDYYHPEWDLSGALQDLGVYYQAAAELANNQDWPGYFAASEFNQLRPAD
- the asnB gene encoding asparagine synthase B, which gives rise to MCSIFSILDIKTDASQLRQVALEMSKLLRHRGPDWSGVYADDQAILAHERLSIVDVDHGAQPLISFDGNLVLAVNGEIYNHKQLKAQLGEKYQYKTNSDCEVILSLYQEYGCDFLDKLNGIFAFVLYDKAKGTYLIGRDHMGIIPLYTGHDASGNFYVASEMKALMPVCKTVAEFYPGQYLYSADGKPTQYYQRDWRDFDAVKDNPASIEELREALEAAVKRQLMSDVPYGVLLSGGLDSSVISAITQTYAKHRIENDGETGAWWPQLHSFAVGLAESPDLVAAQKVADAIGTIHHPIVYTFQEGLDAIKEVIYHLETYDVTTIRAATPMYLMARKIKAMGIKMVLSGEGADELFGGYLYFHKAPNAQAFHEELVRKLDKLHLFDCLRANKAMAAWGLEARVPFLDKEFIDVAMRINPEAKMSKDGRIEKQILRQAFEHKLPKEVVWRQKEQFSDGVGYSWIDGLKAHAAANVDDVQFANAKFRFPYNTPESKEAYFYRSFFEEFFPLTTAAETVPGGKTVACSTPEALLWDASLQGINDPSGRAVKNVHASAY
- a CDS encoding ACT domain-containing protein; amino-acid sequence: MVGETDLAKLLASMSPILLADEYVFCSVPGQYGDYQTLSPLATFRETEGLTLVLTKAAAIAGGLAFESVFKGITLTVHSSLDAVGLTAAVAHKLSEKGISANVIAAYYHDHIFVQTEKAALAIEALNEFAV
- a CDS encoding VOC family protein; this encodes MSQHHSINYLEIPVKDVVATKAFFTQVFAWQFQDYGPQYSCFLRVGIDGGFYQADSQFTLAKGSPLIVIYSQDLSATEAKIIQSGGQITKAIFSFPGGRRFHFTDINGNEYGVWSE
- a CDS encoding DUF1289 domain-containing protein is translated as MNMASGQNKNNSNNNIASPCVRQCCLDEQDVCLGCHRTLDEILAWHAMNDQQKSALLATLQQRANAGKKR